One region of Chryseobacterium muglaense genomic DNA includes:
- a CDS encoding SOS response-associated peptidase family protein: MCYNFNSKGVNLKKALEDFNAEDSGQEYSLRGNVNAFVKHTAPSVPAIVNHNGIILINTYWGVKENPDQATKGKNLQSENTHTFYRNIEKNRCLIPASSYYEHKTVSIPGKKTPVKQKHEMFWKDKAQFYIAAFYDIWSDGNLGFGLVTTLPNPIQAEIHNRMIITLDEKMGREFLDQKPIEEFQFPNYSPNLMFENLEPEKTPNTLF; this comes from the coding sequence ATGTGCTATAATTTCAATTCTAAAGGTGTCAATTTAAAAAAAGCTCTTGAAGACTTCAATGCTGAAGATTCTGGTCAAGAATATTCACTACGTGGTAATGTGAATGCATTTGTCAAACACACAGCTCCTTCAGTTCCAGCAATAGTAAATCATAATGGTATTATCCTAATTAATACTTATTGGGGTGTGAAAGAGAACCCTGATCAGGCGACTAAAGGTAAAAACCTGCAGTCAGAAAATACACATACATTTTACAGAAATATTGAAAAGAACAGATGTTTAATTCCTGCATCATCTTACTACGAGCATAAAACGGTATCGATTCCTGGAAAGAAAACCCCGGTGAAGCAAAAGCACGAAATGTTTTGGAAAGATAAAGCTCAGTTCTACATCGCAGCCTTTTACGATATTTGGTCTGATGGAAATTTAGGTTTTGGATTGGTGACCACTTTACCAAATCCAATTCAGGCAGAAATCCACAATAGAATGATAATAACTTTAGATGAAAAAATGGGAAGAGAATTTCTGGATCAAAAACCAATTGAAGAATTTCAGTTTCCGAATTATTCGCCAAATTTAATGTTTGAAAATTTAGAACCGGAGAAAACACCAAATACGCTTTTCTAA
- a CDS encoding N-acetylmuramoyl-L-alanine amidase: protein MRKINYLVVHCTATQPNAEIKNIQNYWRKNLGWKSPGYHYVIKADGEIVPLLSIDKVSNGVANWNSQIINISYIGGIDKNGNPKDTRTAEQKASILKLLKDLKKQFPNAKIQGHRDFPKVAKACPSFDAKKEYKTI, encoded by the coding sequence ATGAGAAAGATTAATTATTTGGTTGTGCATTGTACAGCAACACAACCGAACGCAGAAATAAAAAACATTCAGAATTACTGGAGAAAAAACTTAGGCTGGAAAAGCCCCGGTTATCATTATGTGATTAAAGCTGATGGTGAAATTGTTCCATTACTTTCAATTGATAAGGTGAGCAACGGTGTTGCTAATTGGAATTCACAGATAATTAATATCAGTTATATTGGTGGGATCGACAAAAATGGAAATCCAAAAGACACCAGAACTGCAGAACAGAAAGCTTCTATTCTTAAGCTTTTAAAGGATTTAAAAAAGCAATTTCCAAACGCAAAAATTCAGGGACATCGAGATTTTCCTAAAGTTGCAAAAGCTTGTCCAAGCTTTGATGCAAAAAAAGAATATAAAACCATTTAA
- a CDS encoding phage holin family protein, translated as MILEFLKEDYSAITMKLIVVGILWCAVLLAMMIDFYFGIRKARQIGEVRSSEGYKRSVSKFNQYFGMLLYAFIFDAIVPISYFFEFPISAIPIVSLLATVALVFTEAKSVHEKADEKQRRKVNASLVSVLELMEKKDGVLKDLLSNYKKEQDENNSSVNNGTSIDGMQE; from the coding sequence ATGATATTAGAATTTTTAAAAGAGGATTACTCCGCTATAACTATGAAATTAATCGTTGTTGGTATTCTGTGGTGTGCCGTACTTCTTGCCATGATGATTGATTTTTATTTTGGAATTAGGAAAGCTAGACAAATTGGTGAGGTTCGCAGTTCAGAAGGCTATAAAAGATCTGTTTCAAAATTTAATCAATATTTTGGAATGCTTCTTTATGCGTTCATTTTCGATGCAATTGTACCTATTTCCTATTTCTTTGAATTTCCTATTTCTGCGATACCAATAGTTTCATTATTAGCAACCGTAGCACTTGTTTTCACTGAGGCAAAGTCAGTTCACGAAAAAGCAGATGAAAAACAACGCAGAAAAGTTAATGCATCATTGGTTTCAGTATTAGAATTAATGGAAAAGAAAGATGGTGTCCTTAAAGATTTATTGTCTAATTACAAAAAAGAACAAGATGAGAATAATAGCTCTGTTAATAATGGTACTTCTATTGATGGGATGCAAGAGTAA
- a CDS encoding pyocin knob domain-containing protein, with translation MAKSQLTGSQIKDGTITRDDINVTTTGKSVVAKLIDGINGIKIDTYSGADIGTGDVSLKVDLPYLDTKYPSLLVSKSQNLFFASPAVGSGNPTFRSLTIGDIPLLNYVPLSQKGATNGVATLDATVQIPNSQIPQRLANKVIAIGGEIADIGFTGLIDRNQLALADKEHSVTSVLTGAGTLNSSFNSTVFNQNPDFSSVSGADSTTEITTTITFTSTLAVYSRARWQAFMQTRQVATRYFRDMNVEVMDTSNTWYPFSSVTNMDLIPNSGLYLFPETASPIVNIKAIRIKLSNPTTTDGVVYISNIGFRHVTHKFAPQYPHRAENNLFHGINTFNVSPVVPTATGVTQAVNFGQLVAQTPNNSTSLLTLDLNSLSTPGFYHQTHNVNATPARNYPLAKAGSLRVYNTTLNNQFIQEYTTYDTTVSYVRAYINSAWTNWKQILNSVDTIPQLASYVAQSALNTQLSGYATLNGVETFTNTKTFLQSPIVPNATLLPHAVNFGQMTNAIEESEGNTVGYVSTNYVNTPDGFSVLLNNGTDLNANLKTGFYRGTNLVNAPNGNTGWWYITVETHDSDWRTQKAVSFGAVNESNLIYQRTKTWDGWSNWEQVWTSKQFTQTDINKWNASIEKNVIFSTDSGWELMISDGAFGSETGLVDAAFEAIVAGEENGYWKYGSNIWGVNGIIIDKNTRRIGYGGVLPNGIHQHNFGGTVFINDNIRSAGGFIHNDYDDPNKVLTSDGGVIDKSAFGGTTVKYFEINPGDSFTPSSDYTHFNVLAKAGMKLYLDSGTGSADGQVIVLFHNIGSSTQVWKDGTLITTITGNKTTKFIKTALGWQMTDVGANTFI, from the coding sequence ATGGCTAAAAGTCAATTAACAGGAAGTCAGATTAAAGACGGAACAATAACCCGTGACGACATCAATGTGACAACTACTGGAAAGTCTGTGGTCGCTAAATTAATTGATGGCATTAATGGTATTAAAATAGATACATATTCCGGTGCCGACATAGGTACTGGAGATGTTTCTTTGAAAGTAGATTTACCCTATTTAGATACAAAATATCCTTCATTACTTGTATCAAAATCACAAAACTTATTTTTTGCAAGTCCTGCTGTTGGGTCTGGAAATCCAACATTTAGATCCTTAACCATTGGAGACATTCCATTGTTAAATTATGTTCCTCTTTCACAAAAAGGCGCGACTAATGGAGTTGCCACTTTGGATGCTACCGTTCAGATACCTAATTCTCAAATACCTCAAAGACTGGCAAATAAAGTGATTGCTATTGGAGGTGAGATTGCAGATATAGGATTTACAGGATTAATTGATAGAAATCAATTGGCATTAGCAGATAAAGAGCATAGTGTTACTTCTGTATTGACAGGCGCAGGAACGCTCAATAGTTCTTTTAATTCTACTGTATTTAATCAAAATCCTGATTTCTCATCTGTATCAGGAGCAGATTCTACGACAGAAATAACTACAACTATCACATTCACATCTACTTTAGCAGTTTACTCAAGAGCAAGATGGCAAGCATTCATGCAAACCAGACAAGTTGCTACAAGATACTTTAGAGATATGAATGTAGAAGTAATGGACACTAGCAATACATGGTATCCATTTAGTAGCGTTACTAATATGGATTTAATCCCAAATTCTGGACTTTATTTGTTTCCCGAGACAGCATCACCAATAGTCAATATAAAAGCCATAAGAATTAAATTATCAAATCCTACCACTACTGATGGTGTTGTTTATATTTCAAATATTGGATTTCGTCACGTCACCCATAAATTTGCGCCTCAATATCCTCATAGAGCAGAAAATAATTTATTCCACGGAATTAATACGTTCAACGTATCACCTGTAGTTCCAACAGCTACAGGGGTTACTCAGGCTGTAAATTTTGGACAATTAGTAGCACAAACACCTAATAACTCTACTTCACTACTTACGTTAGATTTGAATAGTTTATCAACGCCTGGTTTTTATCATCAAACTCATAATGTTAACGCAACGCCTGCAAGAAATTATCCGCTTGCAAAGGCTGGGTCTCTAAGAGTTTATAATACGACTTTGAATAATCAATTCATTCAAGAATATACAACATATGATACTACAGTTTCATATGTAAGGGCTTACATTAATAGCGCTTGGACTAACTGGAAACAAATTCTAAACAGTGTTGATACTATACCTCAATTAGCTAGCTATGTTGCGCAATCAGCGTTAAATACTCAATTATCCGGTTACGCTACACTTAATGGTGTTGAAACTTTTACGAATACTAAAACCTTTTTGCAAAGTCCTATAGTACCAAACGCTACACTATTACCACACGCTGTCAACTTTGGGCAAATGACAAATGCTATTGAAGAGAGTGAAGGTAATACTGTAGGCTATGTTAGTACTAATTATGTTAATACACCTGATGGTTTTTCAGTTTTATTAAATAACGGTACTGATTTAAATGCTAATCTTAAAACAGGTTTTTATAGGGGAACAAATTTAGTGAATGCACCAAATGGTAATACAGGTTGGTGGTATATCACAGTTGAAACACATGACTCAGATTGGAGAACACAAAAGGCAGTTTCCTTTGGTGCTGTTAATGAAAGTAATTTAATTTATCAGAGAACTAAAACTTGGGATGGTTGGTCAAATTGGGAACAAGTATGGACATCAAAACAATTCACACAAACTGATATAAACAAGTGGAATGCATCAATTGAAAAAAATGTAATTTTTTCAACAGACTCAGGCTGGGAATTAATGATTTCAGATGGTGCATTTGGGAGTGAAACAGGTTTAGTTGATGCCGCTTTTGAGGCAATTGTTGCTGGTGAGGAAAATGGTTATTGGAAATATGGAAGTAATATTTGGGGTGTTAACGGTATCATAATCGATAAAAATACGAGGAGAATTGGTTATGGCGGTGTTTTACCAAATGGCATACATCAACATAATTTCGGTGGTACTGTTTTTATCAATGATAACATTAGGTCTGCTGGAGGTTTTATACATAATGATTATGATGACCCAAATAAAGTTCTTACAAGTGATGGTGGTGTAATTGACAAATCAGCTTTTGGAGGTACTACAGTAAAATATTTTGAAATTAATCCGGGTGACAGTTTTACACCTTCTTCAGATTATACACATTTTAATGTGTTAGCTAAAGCTGGAATGAAATTATACTTAGACTCTGGAACAGGTTCTGCGGATGGTCAAGTTATCGTACTATTCCATAACATTGGTTCATCAACACAAGTTTGGAAAGATGGCACATTAATTACAACAATTACTGGCAACAAAACAACAAAATTCATTAAAACTGCTTTAGGTTGGCAAATGACAGATGTTGGAGCAAATACTTTTATATAA
- a CDS encoding phage tail protein, translating to MASTLIKKRQIENLKIVNADIDTSAAIDTNKLAEGADFIKRTGSVTFTGDQSMGGNKLTNLGAPSNPDDAVRLVDLQNNQAGMSFKEAARVATTANITLSGAQTIDGVSVVAGNRILVKNQTAGAANGIYIAATGAWTRATDADSSDELKSGTFILIQEGSVNADSGWVLSTDGIITIGTTVLTFAQFSGAGQITAGTGMTKNGNTLDVVGTAGRIVANADNIDLATSGVTAGTYTKITVDAYGRATAGATATPSDIGAQPSNANLTNLASFSGPGFYVNTATNTNVARLIAGTTGRIGVTNGNGVAGNPTIDLLTSGVVAGTYNSVVVDVYGRVISASNIPVMSPSNYIVRETPSGVINGTNAVFSLANIPLAGKEMIYLNGQLLEPGSGNDYTISGATITMLSVPVVGDIIRATYYY from the coding sequence ATGGCTTCAACACTCATTAAAAAAAGACAGATTGAAAATCTGAAAATTGTAAATGCTGATATTGACACATCAGCAGCAATCGACACCAATAAATTAGCAGAAGGAGCTGATTTCATTAAGAGAACTGGTTCTGTAACTTTTACAGGTGATCAGTCTATGGGAGGTAACAAATTAACTAATTTGGGAGCCCCTTCAAATCCAGATGATGCAGTTAGATTGGTCGACTTGCAAAATAATCAAGCTGGAATGTCATTTAAAGAAGCTGCAAGAGTTGCTACAACTGCAAATATTACTTTGTCTGGCGCACAAACCATTGACGGAGTTTCCGTTGTTGCAGGAAACAGAATTTTAGTAAAGAACCAGACTGCAGGTGCTGCCAACGGTATTTATATTGCAGCAACTGGGGCATGGACTAGAGCGACAGATGCAGACAGTTCAGATGAATTAAAAAGCGGAACTTTTATTCTTATTCAGGAAGGATCCGTTAACGCCGATAGTGGATGGGTTCTTTCAACCGACGGAATTATCACAATTGGCACAACAGTATTGACTTTTGCCCAGTTTTCCGGTGCAGGACAGATAACTGCAGGTACGGGTATGACTAAAAATGGCAATACGCTTGATGTTGTTGGTACTGCCGGCAGAATCGTTGCAAATGCTGATAATATTGATTTGGCAACTTCTGGTGTAACCGCTGGAACTTATACTAAAATTACTGTAGATGCTTATGGTCGTGCAACTGCAGGTGCAACCGCTACTCCATCTGATATAGGTGCACAACCTTCTAATGCTAATCTGACAAATTTAGCATCATTTAGCGGACCAGGATTTTATGTAAACACTGCAACAAATACAAATGTCGCCAGATTAATTGCTGGAACTACTGGAAGAATTGGTGTTACAAATGGTAATGGTGTAGCAGGAAATCCAACAATTGATTTATTAACTTCAGGTGTAGTTGCTGGTACATACAACAGCGTTGTTGTAGATGTTTACGGTAGAGTTATTTCAGCCAGTAATATCCCAGTAATGAGCCCTTCCAATTACATCGTAAGAGAGACACCTTCAGGCGTTATAAACGGCACGAACGCAGTATTTTCATTAGCAAATATTCCTTTGGCAGGAAAGGAAATGATTTATCTAAACGGGCAATTATTAGAACCTGGGTCTGGAAATGATTATACTATTTCAGGGGCTACAATAACAATGTTAAGCGTTCCTGTGGTTGGAGACATTATTAGAGCAACTTATTATTATTAA